From a single Gemmatimonadota bacterium genomic region:
- a CDS encoding VWA domain-containing protein encodes MKTSVLIDHEPVADGGFLVRLLLRIEGEQPEDRERIPLNLSLVLDRSGSMAGPKLAAARDAAAMLVQRLWLEDVVSVVAYDDQVEVIAVPASGKDRENTSELIGGIRCGGTTNLSGGWLRARDLVADGLVEGGVNRVLMLTDGHANVGITDPNTLVGLCRAGQEAGITTTTIGFGIEFDEQLLSDMADAGGGATYYIEEIEQAAGVFEEELEGLLSLSAQNVRVTVEPGVDADFLQVLHQYPSHAEGEKLTLEVGDLYAREPRLVLAEFLIPPEATEGEDGASKEADLARITVQAHVLTKEGGVELRTIELPLTLTPEKGGHVEPEVRREVLFLAAARARTEALEARERGDSLAGAEKLRAVRDRIIDAGFDDARLDEEVSDLHSMSALMATEQVSEADSKYMRQRSYDSYRSRKEASQRIRRSGGER; translated from the coding sequence ATGAAAACATCCGTTCTGATCGATCACGAGCCGGTAGCCGACGGCGGTTTCCTGGTTCGACTGCTGCTGCGCATCGAGGGTGAGCAGCCCGAAGACCGAGAGCGCATCCCCCTCAATCTGTCACTCGTGCTCGACCGCTCGGGATCGATGGCGGGGCCGAAGCTGGCCGCGGCGCGCGATGCGGCGGCGATGCTCGTTCAGAGGCTGTGGCTCGAGGACGTCGTCAGCGTGGTAGCGTACGACGATCAGGTGGAGGTCATCGCGGTGCCGGCGTCCGGCAAGGATCGGGAGAATACGAGCGAGCTCATCGGCGGGATCCGGTGCGGCGGTACGACCAACCTGAGCGGGGGTTGGCTGCGCGCGCGCGATCTAGTGGCCGACGGGCTGGTCGAGGGCGGCGTGAATCGGGTGCTCATGCTCACGGACGGGCACGCGAACGTGGGTATCACGGACCCCAATACGCTCGTCGGCCTGTGCAGGGCCGGACAGGAGGCGGGCATCACGACCACCACCATCGGATTCGGTATCGAGTTCGACGAGCAGTTGCTCTCGGACATGGCCGACGCCGGCGGTGGCGCCACCTACTACATCGAGGAGATCGAGCAGGCTGCCGGCGTCTTCGAAGAAGAGCTCGAAGGCCTGCTCTCGCTCTCGGCGCAGAACGTGCGCGTGACGGTCGAGCCCGGCGTGGACGCGGACTTCCTGCAGGTGCTGCACCAGTATCCGTCGCACGCCGAGGGAGAGAAGCTCACGCTCGAGGTCGGTGATCTGTACGCGCGCGAGCCCAGGCTGGTGCTGGCCGAGTTCCTGATCCCCCCGGAGGCGACGGAGGGAGAGGACGGCGCGAGCAAAGAGGCCGACCTGGCGCGCATCACCGTGCAGGCGCACGTGCTCACAAAGGAGGGCGGCGTGGAGCTGCGCACGATCGAGCTGCCGCTCACGCTCACACCTGAAAAAGGCGGACACGTGGAGCCGGAGGTTCGCCGCGAGGTGCTCTTCCTGGCAGCCGCCCGGGCGCGCACCGAGGCTCTGGAAGCGCGCGAGCGCGGGGACTCGCTCGCAGGCGCGGAGAAACTCAGGGCGGTGCGCGACCGGATCATCGATGCCGGGTTCGATGACGCGCGTCTCGACGAGGAGGTGAGCGACCTGCACTCGATGTCGGCTTTGATGGCGACGGAGCAGGTCAGCGAAGCCGACTCCAAGTACATGCGGCAGCGCTCGTATGACAGCTACCGGAGCCGTAAGGAAGCTTCGCAGAGGATTCGGCGGTCGGGGGGTGAGCGCTAG
- a CDS encoding nucleotidyl transferase AbiEii/AbiGii toxin family protein, with amino-acid sequence MTGEKRNLPASVAARLLHRARQRGDDYQTLLTSFCLERFLYRLGASEVRDRFVLKGAMLLRLWSDQPYRATRDLDMLRTGDGSFAAILRDFETICATPAEPDAVEFDAGTVRIEAIRAGDEYAGTRTILPARCGTARLNLQIDLGLSGGTLRIRSRDSGGGGS; translated from the coding sequence GTGACCGGCGAGAAGAGGAACCTTCCGGCCTCCGTCGCCGCGCGACTGCTCCACCGAGCAAGGCAGAGGGGTGACGACTACCAGACACTGCTTACGAGCTTCTGTCTCGAGCGCTTCCTCTACCGCCTCGGTGCCTCGGAGGTGCGGGACCGCTTCGTGCTCAAGGGCGCCATGCTCCTCCGCCTCTGGTCGGATCAACCCTACCGCGCCACGCGGGACCTGGATATGCTGCGGACGGGGGACGGCTCGTTCGCGGCCATCCTCCGAGACTTCGAGACGATCTGCGCCACGCCCGCCGAGCCGGACGCCGTCGAGTTCGATGCGGGCACGGTCCGGATCGAAGCCATCCGGGCCGGGGACGAATACGCTGGAACACGGACCATACTGCCCGCGCGCTGCGGAACGGCCCGCCTGAATCTGCAGATCGACTTGGGACTATCTGGCGGGACACTTCGCATTCGATCGCGCGACTCTGGTGGAGGCGGTTCGTAG
- a CDS encoding AbiEi antitoxin N-terminal domain-containing protein, with translation MTAPKRDQALQLIRELGIVRPVDLETHGISRGLLYRLVREGQVERQARGIYVAAGHTLTAGHTLAHVAKRLPAAVICLLTALRFHELTTQNPAEVWIALPEKARRPQLDYPRLRVARFSGPALTEGIETHELEKIQVRVYSAAKTVADCFKYRHKIGVDVAVEALRDYSRRHRGGAADLARFARICRVTRVMQPYLEAIA, from the coding sequence ATGACAGCTCCGAAGAGGGATCAGGCCCTCCAACTCATCCGAGAACTGGGCATTGTGCGGCCCGTCGACCTCGAGACTCACGGAATCTCTCGCGGACTGCTGTATCGGCTGGTCCGGGAGGGCCAGGTCGAGCGGCAGGCTCGGGGGATCTATGTTGCCGCGGGCCATACGCTGACTGCGGGCCATACGCTTGCTCACGTAGCCAAGCGACTACCGGCAGCAGTCATTTGTCTCCTCACCGCGCTACGCTTTCACGAGCTGACGACCCAGAACCCCGCCGAGGTGTGGATCGCACTGCCCGAGAAGGCGAGAAGGCCGCAGCTCGACTACCCGCGGCTCCGCGTTGCCCGGTTTTCGGGTCCGGCGCTGACCGAGGGGATCGAGACGCATGAACTCGAGAAGATCCAAGTCCGCGTGTATTCGGCTGCAAAGACCGTCGCCGACTGCTTCAAGTATCGCCACAAGATCGGTGTCGATGTCGCGGTCGAGGCTCTGCGCGACTACAGTCGCCGTCATCGCGGTGGCGCGGCGGATCTGGCGCGCTTCGCTCGCATCTGTCGTGTAACGCGAGTCATGCAGCCCTATCTGGAGGCGATCGCGTGA